One segment of Drosophila mauritiana strain mau12 chromosome 3R, ASM438214v1, whole genome shotgun sequence DNA contains the following:
- the LOC117142417 gene encoding tyrosine-protein kinase Fer isoform X1, protein MGFSSALQSRAAHEALIVRQDAELRLMETMKRSIQMKAKCDKEYAISLTAVAQQGLKIDRADEMQGSLISKSWRSYMDELDHQAKQFKFNAEQLEVVCDKFTHLSQDKRKARKAYQEEHAKIAARLNHLTDEVVRKKSEYQKHLEGYKALRTRFEENYIKAPSRSGRKLDDVRDKYQKACRKLHLTHNEYVLSITEAIEVEKDFRNVLLPGLLEHQQSVQESFILLWRNILQEAAQYGDLTADKYKEIQKRIDTVIGNINPTEEYGEFTEKYKTSPTTPLLFQFDETLIQDIPGKLQSSTLTVDNLTVDWLRNRLQELEGAVRDCQEKQLKMIEHVNGGSPVANGSIISNGSNTSNGIQSNKDSLCRQSKDLNALRCQEKQKQKLVDMIKCALNEVGCEELPSGCDDDLTLEQNFIENGYNNEQQRSNSTSSPGLGIMNELMRRGGVLTLLRGRGRHFKRKSTPQPATPMTRSRQGRFNKLQPRSQSLGSLSVIRDGNGPSPARYEPITNHRLRQAASVHYLGEEIATSSTNPPDLPRLRRTQCSMLCLGEDEEPVVLASPAPLTQLTAAVLTNTNNNHIYADLELDKKKDTSPSPESKEEDEKQPIQPKKEQIQIEINQTVAPQNSIDAHLDRIDELNRVLDDRLKRTLQPSDDVNAIESAEENHIQTRKLAKDPDSQTKRSSSSSSECRSSKDTSHSKKRSLSFSQKSISNIFSNIKEFSKSPLVRMGKSHTLNEEQDAKRTQPSQQHHSSGSDCPTNSSSSSSNNNNNNKNTSSNSNHSASQSTIITSTITTTITTTTTTTPSKENSRLKFKVPKIQKKSKAIRNTFRSKLLNFQLKRSKPCKQCTKRRRIHPSKSVFDFAKEFEVDQPAGSAADEQFCSCPPAGQKPVKPSVQISGHKEHQFESSSGELDESSDRDIDNDEEEEDSASDDVLSMKDHCYCVPSLAASISLSTNRPLYEEEWFHGVLPREEVVRLLNNDGDFLVRETIRNEESQIVLSVCWNGHKHFIVQTTGEGNFRFEGPPFASIQELIMHQYHSELPVTVKSGAILRRPVCRERWELSNDDVVLLERIGRGNFGDVYKAKLKSTKLDVAVKTCRMTLPDEQKRKFLQEGRILKQYDHPNIVKLIGICVQKQPIMIVMELVLGGSLLTYLRKNSNGLTTRQQMGMCRDAAAGMRYLESKNCIHRDLAARNCLVDLEHSVKISDFGMSREEEEYIVSDGMKQIPVKWTAPEALNFGKYTSLCDVWSYGILMWEIFSKGDTPYSGMTNSRARERIDTGYRMPTPKSTPEEMYRLMLQCWAADAESRPHFDEIYNVVDALILRLDNSH, encoded by the exons CTCACCGACGAGGTGGTGCGCAAGAAATCTGAATACCAAAAACATTTGGAGGGCTACAAGGCGCTGCGCACGCGCTTCGAGGAGAACTACATAAAGG CACCCAGTCGCAGTGGCCGCAAGCTGGACGATGTGCGGGACAAGTATCAGAAGGCCTGCCGCAAATTGCATCTCACACACAACGAGTACGTGCTGTCCATCACGGAAGCCATCGAAGTGGAGAAGGACTTTCGTAACGTCTTGCTGCCGGGACTGCTGGAGCATCAGCAGTCCGTCCAGGAGAGCTTCATCCTGCTGTGGCGCAACATCCTGCAGGAGGCGGCCCAGTATGGCGACCTCACGGCGGACAAGTACAAGGAGATCCAGAAGCGCATCGACACTGTGATAGGGAACATCAATCCGACCGAGGAGTACGGCGAGTTCACCGAGAAATACAA AACCTCCCCCACAACACCGCTGCTCTTCCAGTTCGATGAGACGCTCATCCAGGATATTCCCGGCAAATTGCAGTCTAGCACGTTGACAGTGGACAACCTCACGGTGGACTGGCTGCGGAATCGTCTCCAGGAACTGGAGGGAGCCGTCAGGGATTGCCAGGAGAAGCAGCTGAAGATGATCGAGCATGTGAATGGTGGCTCGCCGGTAGCCAATGGCAGCATTATATCCAACGGCAGCAACACATCCAACGGCATTCAGTCCAACAAGGATAGCCTATG CCGCCAGTCGAAGGATCTTAATGCACTGCGCTGCCAGGAgaagcagaaacagaagcTGGTGGACATGATCAAGTGCGCCCTGAACGAGGTGGGATGCGAGGAGCTGCCCTCCGGATGCGACGATGACCTCACCCTCGAGCAGAACTTCATCGAGAATGGCTACAACAACGAACAACAG AGATCCAACTCCACCAGTTCACCAGGTCTGGGCATAATGAACGAGCTGATGCGACGCGGTGGGGTATTGACCCTGTTGCGTGGAAGGGGTCGCCACTTCAAGCGCAAGAGTACACCACAACCGGCGACGCCGATGACGCGATCGCGACAAGGACGCTTCAACAAGTTGCAACCGCGATCCCAGAGCCTCGGATCCTTGTCGGTAATTAGGGATGGGAATGGGCCAAGTCCTGCACGTTACGAGCCCATTACTAACCATCGTTTGCGCCAGGCGGCAAGTGTTCACTATTTGGGCGAGGAGATCGCCACGAGCTCCACTAATCCGCCCGATTTGCCGCGTCTGCGGCGAACCCAGTGTTCCATGTTGTGTTTGGGGGAGGACGAGGAGCCTGTTGTCCTTGCCTCGCCCGCCCCGCTCACCCAGCTTACCGCTGCTGTCCTTACTAACACCAATAACAATCATATCTATGCCGATCTGGAGTTGGATAAAAAGAAGGATACTTCACCGAGTCCAGAAAGTAAGGAGGAAGACGAAAAGCAACCAATTCAGCCGAAAAAAGAGCAAATACAAATAGAAATCAACCAAACCGTCGCACCTCAGAACTCCATTGATGCCCATCTGGACAGGATTGATGAGCTGAACCGTGTGCTAGACGATCGGCTGAAGCGCACTCTTCAGCCCAGCGATGATGTGAATGCCATCGAAAGTGCCGAGGAGAATCACATACAAACCAGGAAGTTGGCCAAAGATCCAGATAGCCAAACGAAacgcagctccagctccagttcAGAGTGCCGATCCTCCAAGGATACGAGTCACTCCAAGAAGCGTTCACTGTCCTTTAGCCAGAAGTCCATAAGCAACATATTCAGCAACATAAAGGAGTTCTCCAAGAGTCCACTCGTTAGGATGGGCAAGAGTCATACCCTCAACGAAGAGCAGGATGCGAAAAGGACGCAACCAAGTCAACAGCATCATTCCAGTGGCAGTGATTGCCCCACAAACAGTAGCAGCTCCAgcagtaataataataataacaataaaaataccAGTAGCAATAGCAATCACAGTGCCTCACAGTCCACGATCATAACGAGCACGATCACCACCACCATAACGACTACAACTACCACGACGCCGTCCAAGGAAAACTCAAGACTGAAATTCAAGGTGCCCAAGATCCAGAAGAAATCAAAGGCCATCCGCAATACATTCCGCTCCAAGTTGCTCAATTTCCAGTTGAAGCGCTCCAAGCCATGCAAACAGTGCACCAAGAGACGTCGCATCCATCCCAGCAAAAGTGTCTTTGATTTTGCGAAAGAGTTCGAGGTGGATCAACCGGCTGGTTCGGCGGCGGATGAGCAATTCTGCAGCTGCCCGCCAGCTGGTCAGAAACCTGTTAAGCCATCCGTCCAAATATCCGGCCACAAAGAGCACCAATTCGAGTCCAGTTCCGGAGAGCTGGACGAGAGCTCGGATCGGGACATCGAcaacgacgaggaggaggaggatagCGCCAGTGACGACGTGCTCAGCATGAAGGATCACTGCTACTGCGTGCCCAGCCTGGCGGCCAGT ATATCGCTCTCCACAAATCGTCCGCTTTACGAGGAGGAATGGTTCCATGGCGTTCTGCCGCGCGAGGAAGTGGTTCGATTGCTGAATAACGATGGTGACTTCCTGGTCCGCGAAACGATTCGAAACGAGGAGAGCCAGATTGTGCTCAGTGTCTGTTGGAATGGGCACAAGCACTTCATTGTCCAGACCACCGGCGAGGGTAACTTCCGGTTCGAGGGACCGCCATTTGCCAGCATCCAGGAGCTGATCATGCATCAGTATCACTCGGAATTGCCAGTGACCGTGAAGTCGGGAGCCATACTCCGGCGACCAGTTTGCCGCGAGCGCTGGGAGCTGAGCAACGATGATGTGGTGCTTCTGGAGAGGATTGGTCGG GGAAACTTTGGGGACGTCTACAAGGCCAAACTAAAGTCCACCAAACTGGATGTGGCTGTCAAAACCTGTCGAATGACCCTGCCCGACGAACAGAAGCGTAAATTCCTGCAGGAAGGACGCATCCTTAAACAATACGATCATCCGAATATCGTAAAATTGATTGGCATTTGTGTGCAGAAGCAGCCCATCATGATTGTCATGGAATTGGTGCTCG GTGGTTCGCTTTTAACTTATTTGCGCAAGAACTCAAATGGCCTCACCACTCGCCAGCAAATGGGCATGTGCAGAGATGCGGCAGCAG GCATGCGATATCTGGAGTCCAAGAACTGCATTCATCGCGATCTGGCGGCGCGTAATTGTCTCGTTGACTTGGAGCACAGTGTGAAGATCTCCGATTTCGGAATGTCTCGCGAGGAAGAGGAATATATAG TTTCCGATGGCATGAAGCAAATACCTGTGAAGTGGACAGCTCCCGAGGCCCTGAATTTTGGCAAGTACACCTCGTTGTGCGATGTGTGGTCCTATGGCATACTGATGTGGGAGATCTTCTCCAAGGGCGACACACCCTACTCCGGCATGACCAACTCCAGAGCCAGAGAGCGCATCGATACGG GATATCGTATGCCAACGCCGAAGAGCACGCCCGAGGAGATGTACCGACTGATGCTCCAGTGCTGGGCAGCCGACGCCGAGTCCCGACCGCATTTCGATGAGATCTACAATGTGGTGGATGCACTGATCCTGCGCCTGGACAACAGCCACTGA
- the LOC117142418 gene encoding L-threonine ammonia-lyase, with protein sequence MSQAVKTEAPKEPNGSAAKANGTAVNGKLEALKRPRHVSGGVEEIIDPFCNPEKPQRISFHDVTSAAFLIRGGVERTPCPKSTSSDLYGMELYLKKDFLQYTGSFKERGARYALLSLTEEQKRTGVISASLGNHAQALCYHGWKLNIPVTVVMPKAAPIMKIQKCRNYKARVIVDGNDMGEAKSLAMRMSREEGLLYVNGYDHPHIMAGQGTIGLEILEQVPEPDAVVVPVGGGGLIAGIATAVKALSPKTKIIGVESEKCASFTRAMENDGPIHTPIKNTLADGLAVPKVGYNAYATAMPLIDRMVVVKEEWIAVAILRLVEEEKCVVEGAGGAGLAAILAGHLDELKGKKVVVLLCGGNIDTTVFGRCLERGLAAVGRLVKFNVEVSDRPGGINDLCALLVRVGVSIKDIMHERAWLRDVYTVEVKVVCETVDWTHSLELKNELKKFYSKVQFSDVPLALTNDTDS encoded by the exons ATGTCCCAGGCAGTGAAGACGGAAGCGCCCAAGGAACCAAATGGTTCGGCTGCCAAAGCCAATGGCACCGCTGTCAATGGCAAGCTGGAAGCCCTGAAGAGACCCCGACATGTTTCTGGTGGTGTGGAGGAAATCATCGATCCCTTTTGCAATCCGGAGAAACCGCAACGCATATCCTTCCATGACGTCACATCCGCTGCCTTCCTCATCCGCGGTGGCGTGGAACGCACTCCCTGTCCG AAATCCACATCATCGGACCTATATGGCATGGAGTTGTATCTGAAAAAGGATTTTCTGCAATATACAGGCAG CTTCAAGGAGCGTGGCGCACGCTACGCCTTGCTATCATTAACCGAGGAGCAGAAGCGAACCGGAGTGATCAGTGCCTCCTTGGGTAATCACGCCCAGGCCTTGTGCTATCATGGCTGGAAGCTGAATATACCAGTGACCGTGGTGATGCCCAAGGCGGCGCCCATCATGAAGATCCAGAAGTGCCGGAACTATAAGGCACGCGTCATCGTCGACGGAAATGACATGGGCGAGGCCAAGTCGCTGGCCATGCGAATGTCCCGCGAGGAGGGACTCCTGTACGTGAATGGCTACGATCATCCGCACATTATGGCCGGCCAGGGAACTATTGGCTTGGAGATACTCGAGCAGGTGCCGGAACCGGATGCAGTGGTGGTGCCAGTGGGCGGCGGTGGACTGATTGCCGGTATTGCCACAGCTGTGAAGGCTTTGTCCCCCAAAACCAAGATTATT GGTGTGGAGTCAGAGAAGTGCGCCAGTTTCACCCGGGCCATGGAAAATGATGGACCCATCCACACGCCCATCAAGAACACATTGGCTGATGGCTTGGCCGTTCCCAAAGTTGGCTATAATGCCTATGCCACCGCAATGCCGCTAATTGATCGCATGGTGGTGGTCAAGGAGGAGTGGATCGCAGTGGCAATCCTCAGATTGGTGGAGGAGGAAAAGTGCGTCGTCGAGGGAGCGGGTGGTGCGGGTCTGGCGGCCATTCTGGCCGGACACCTGGATGAGCTCAAGGGAAAGAA AGTTGTGGTGCTTCTGTGTGGAGGAAACATAGACACCACCGTTTTTGGTCGTTGTTTGGAGCGAGGTTTGGCCGCCGTGGGTCGCCTGGTCAAGTTCAATGTGGAGGTTAGCGATCGTCCTGGCGGAATCAACGATCTGTGCGCCCTGCTGGTCCGAGTGGGCGTGTCCATCAAGGACATCATGCACGAGCGAGCCTGGCTAAGGGATGTCTACACCGTGGAAGTGAAGGTCGTGTGCGAAACCGTGGACTGGACCCACAGTCTGGAGCTGAAGAACGAGCTGAAGAAGTTCTACTCGAAAGTTCAGTTCTCCGATGTTCCGCTGGCCCTGACAAATGATACCGATTCGTAG
- the LOC117144502 gene encoding phosphotriesterase-related protein, with product MSTVQTVLGTITPNLLGRTLTHEHVALDFEHFYRPPPPDFESELKAKISMSTLGYVRLYPYSSKENVRFYDGEALEAAKKDVLLYKKHGGGGIVENSSYGLKRNLEFIVELAKSTGVYFIAGTGHYIHAMQDASHASLTVEQMSDLYSKDIITGLQVNGKVVKCGFIGEVASVYPIHDFEKNAIKAAGEIQEVLGCGVSMHPHRVTKAPFEIMRLYLEAGGRADKCVMSHLDRTIFDIDELLEFAKLGCYIQYDLFGTECSFYQLNTSVDMISDGQRIDNLIKLIKEGLVDKLLMSHDIHTKHRLTSYGGHGYHHIHTNILPRMFDRGVTLEQVEQMTVTNPANWLAFDP from the exons ATGTCAACCGTACAGACCG TTCTGGGCACCATTACACCCAACCTGCTGGGTCGAACTTTGACCCACGAGCATGTTGCCCTCGATTTCGAGCACTTCTATCGCCCACCGCCGCCGGATTTCGAGAGTGAACTCAAGGCAAAGATCAGCATGTCCACCCTGGGCTATGTGCGTCTATATCCGTATTCCAGCAAGGAGAATGTCCGCTTCTACGATGGAGAAGCCCTCGAGGCGGCCAAGAAGGATGTGCTGCTGTACAAGAAGCACGGGGGTGGCGGCATTGTGGAGAACAGTAGCTACGGCCTGAAACGCAATCTGGAGTTCATAGTGGAGCTGGCCAAGAGCACGGGTGTTTACTTTATTGCCGGCACCGGGCACTACATCCATGCCATGCAGGATGCCAGTCATGCCAGCCTAACCGTGGAGCAGATGAGCGACTTGTACTCCAAGGACATCATCACTGGACTGCAGGTCAATGGCAAGGTGGTCAAGTGCGGATTCATTGGCGAGGTGGCCAGCGTGTATCCCATTCATG aTTTTGAGAAGAATGCCATCAAGGCGGCCGGTGAGATTCAGGAAGTCCTTGGCTGTGGTGTTTCCATGCATCCGCATCGTGTTACCAAGGCTCCATTTGAGATCATGCGTCTTTACTTGGAGGCGGGTGGACGTGCCGACAAGTGTGTCATGTCGCATTTGGATC GCACCATTTTCGACATCGATGAGCTGCTGGAGTTCGCCAAGCTGGGCTGCTACATTCAGTACGATCTCTTTGGAACCGAGTGCTCCTTCTATCAGCTGAATACCAGTGTGGATATGATCTCCGATGGCCAACGAATCGACAACCTGATAAAGCTGATTAAAGAGGGTTTGGTGGACAAGCTGCTCATGTCCCACGACATCCATACAAAACATCGATTG accTCCTATGGCGGTCATGGCTATCATCACATCCATACGAACATCCTGCCCAGAATGTTCGATCGCGGAGTTACTTTGGAGCAAGTGGAGCAAATGACGGTCACCAATCCAGCAAATTGGTTGGCCTTTGACCCCTAA
- the LOC117144505 gene encoding AN1-type zinc finger protein 6 isoform X1 codes for MERESNPMQPMCRSGCGFYGNPATDGLCSVCYKDSLRKKQQPPVSSTPVSVPSPQPSPTFSPAIAITNTAQPTVTSLQQPHNDVKEKITEEAAAAAKVNSEAITSATGPNTSTQAAASANEEDDKDKEDDKDAKKKKNRCGECRKKVGLTGFQCRCGGLYCAVHRYSDKHNCTFDYREHGAQEIRRNNPVVVGEKIQKI; via the exons ATGGAACGTGAATCTAACCCAATGCAACCCATGTGCCGCTCCGGTTGCGGCTTCTATGGTAATCCAGCCACAGATGGTCTCTGCTCCGTATGCTATAAG GACTCGCTTAGAAAAAAGCAACAGCCACCTGTGAGCAGCACACCTGTCTCCGTTCCAAGCCCACAACCTAGCCCCACATTCAGTCCGGCCATCGCAATCACCAACACCGCACAGCCCACAGTCACCAGTTTACAACAGCCACACAACGATGTCAAAGAG AAAATCACCGAAGAAGCCGCAGCTGCTGCCAAAGTCAACAGCGAAGCCATCACATCGGCGACTGGTCCAAACACTTCCACACAAGCAGCCGCCTCCGCCAACGAGGAGGATGACAAGGACAAGGAAGACGATAAGGATgccaaaaagaagaagaaccGATGTGGCGAGTGCCGCAAGAAAGTTGGACTGACCG GTTTCCAGTGTCGCTGCGGCGGTCTGTACTGCGCCGTGCATCGTTATTCTGATAAACATAACTGCACATTCGATTATAGAGAGCATGGCGCACAGGAAATCCGACGCAACAATCCGGTTGTCGTTGGCGAGAAGATTCAAAAGATTTGA
- the LOC117144505 gene encoding AN1-type zinc finger protein 6 isoform X2, with protein MGGEAMEKSEGGDQPESAGEKEQVHQGADQQVQREKRRRSVSPDGGDVGSVKTAEVVLDGASDVAVTKKRKITEEAAAAAKVNSEAITSATGPNTSTQAAASANEEDDKDKEDDKDAKKKKNRCGECRKKVGLTGFQCRCGGLYCAVHRYSDKHNCTFDYREHGAQEIRRNNPVVVGEKIQKI; from the exons atgggCGGCGAGGCTATGGAAAAGTCTGAAGGCGGCGATCAGCCGGAGAGTGCTGGCGAGAAGGAGCAGGTGCATCAAGGAGCAGACCAACAGGTTCAACGGGAAAAGCGTCGTCGAAGTGTGTCTCCTGACGGGGGCGATGTAGGCAGTGTAAAGACGGCTGAGGTTGTTTTAGACGGTGCATCGGATGTTGCCGTAACTAAGAAGCGG AAAATCACCGAAGAAGCCGCAGCTGCTGCCAAAGTCAACAGCGAAGCCATCACATCGGCGACTGGTCCAAACACTTCCACACAAGCAGCCGCCTCCGCCAACGAGGAGGATGACAAGGACAAGGAAGACGATAAGGATgccaaaaagaagaagaaccGATGTGGCGAGTGCCGCAAGAAAGTTGGACTGACCG GTTTCCAGTGTCGCTGCGGCGGTCTGTACTGCGCCGTGCATCGTTATTCTGATAAACATAACTGCACATTCGATTATAGAGAGCATGGCGCACAGGAAATCCGACGCAACAATCCGGTTGTCGTTGGCGAGAAGATTCAAAAGATTTGA
- the LOC117144501 gene encoding uncharacterized protein LOC117144501: protein MVVTIVTSPHKKAGRVVPPKSTPVADKSRSVSTLLSTDKRKGPMSVGIKRAAAGALTSLSGPIAAGPVSLGLVTGTDRNGIPQHNAASKAQATATRPAAPIPPPRSYRRAGTSGAAASASARLAAKVPGAPVVGLDSHTGSSNVSQPPSVTKKSSLSSRKLGGGKATDSSIKRRVKFSANVHTFPSLTNTKKSTRIGELQLKKKVKKLKRIRSRREGGSGETARDLLNSSGIAASNLDIYQNGAIVDVEPVKTPEPPRVLRLNVVGKSSPATGKSALVTALRRKAKRTAEQEEKSAESVATKGSRTGKPKTKTIRKRGGSSAKTQLASSSHLVDSSAGLVGRKKPAATAATVSQRNSQIQKQNGRRGYGKV, encoded by the exons ATGGTAGTTACCATTGTTACCTCTCCGCATAAAAAAGCTGGTCGTGTGGTGCCTCCCAAAAGTACCCCAGTTGCCGACAAATCTCGATCCGTTTCCACGCTTCTATCGACTGATAAGCGGAAAGGGCCGATGAGCGTTGGAATCAAGCGGGCCGCAGCCGGCGCGCTAACGAGTCTTAGCGGACCGATAGCCGCCGGACCTGTGAGCCTTGGCCTGGTCACTGGAACGGATAGGAATGGAATACCGCAACACAATGCGGCCTCAAAGG CACAAGCGACCGCAACCCGTCCAGCAGCCCCGATCCCGCCACCACGCTCATACCGCCGGGCAGGGACATCAGGAGCAGCCGCTTCTGCCTCCGCTCGCCTTGCTGCCAAGGTGCCTGGTGCCCCAGTCGTCGGATTGGACTCACACACCGGAAGCAGCAACGTAAGCCAACCTCCGTCAGTCACCAAGAAGAGCTCCCTGTCCAGCCGTAAGCTTGGCGGTGGCAAAGCCACAGATTCAAGCATCAAGCGGCGCGTAAAGTTCTCGGCAAATGTGCACACATTCCCGTCCCTTACAAACACCAAGAAGTCCACCCGGATTGGCGAGCTACAGCTGAAGAAGAAGGTCAAGAAGCTGAAGCGTATCCGATCGCGTCGGGAGGGCGGAAGTGGTGAGACAGCGCGTGATCTCCTTAACTCCAGTGGTATAGCCGCAAGTAATCTGGACATTTACCAAAACGGCGCCATCGTTGATGTGGAACCCGTTAAAACACCAGAACCACCACGTGTTCTACGCCTAAACGTTGTGGGCAAATCGTCGCCGGCAACAGGAAAATCTGCATTAGTAACAGCCCTGCGGCGTAAGGCTAAAAGAACAGCAGAACAGGAAGAAAAGTCCGCGGAATCTGTAGCTACTAAAGGTAGTAGGACAGGAAAGCCCAAGACAAAGACGATCAGAAAACGTGGTGGTAGCAGCGCGAAGACTCAGCTCGCATCCAGCTCGCATTTGGTGGATAGCAGTGCGGGCTTAGTGGGGAGGAAGAAACCAGCAGCAACGGCGGCAACTGTCAGTCAGCGGAATAGtcaaatacaaaaacaaaatgggCGGCGAGGCTATGGAAAAGTCTGA